Proteins encoded together in one Kitasatospora albolonga window:
- a CDS encoding LysR family transcriptional regulator, translating into MDLELRHFRILLAIAEAGSLTKAAAALMLSQPAMTTQLRRIEASFGQPLFERSVRGVAPTRAGELVISHARDAVTSADRIRSYRLRPTADLEPVTVGGCSGPLMGHLTLHLPAALSNPVSFVQFVSTGELLGRVGDGTIDAGCLVDLDGFGAAPAEDVLVDVIGLEPVAVILPAGHPLAGKERIALASLAEETWLLPPNDPGCDDYGALADACGTAGFTPRISPHRIGDLSILCDLVAQGIGLTLAQGSARAREGVVMRRLAGDPLLGRHLLALHRASPLIGARPLLLDLARDAFAARCAKRD; encoded by the coding sequence ATGGACCTGGAACTGCGGCACTTCCGCATTCTGCTGGCGATCGCCGAAGCGGGCAGCCTGACCAAGGCCGCCGCCGCGCTGATGCTCTCCCAGCCGGCCATGACGACCCAACTCCGTCGGATCGAGGCGTCGTTCGGTCAGCCCCTCTTCGAGCGTTCGGTCCGCGGAGTGGCACCCACGCGCGCGGGTGAGCTGGTGATCTCGCACGCCCGGGACGCGGTGACCAGCGCCGACCGCATCCGCAGCTACCGCCTCCGGCCGACCGCCGACCTGGAGCCGGTGACGGTGGGCGGCTGTTCCGGTCCGCTCATGGGCCATCTGACACTGCATCTGCCCGCCGCGCTGAGCAACCCCGTGAGCTTCGTGCAGTTCGTCTCCACGGGAGAGCTCCTGGGCCGGGTCGGTGACGGGACGATCGACGCGGGGTGCCTGGTCGACCTGGACGGTTTCGGCGCGGCCCCCGCCGAGGACGTCCTCGTCGACGTCATCGGGCTCGAACCCGTCGCGGTCATCCTCCCGGCCGGGCACCCGCTCGCCGGGAAGGAGCGGATCGCCCTCGCGAGCCTCGCCGAGGAGACCTGGCTCCTGCCGCCGAACGATCCCGGCTGCGACGACTACGGGGCGCTGGCCGACGCCTGCGGAACGGCCGGGTTCACGCCACGGATCTCGCCGCACCGGATCGGGGATCTGAGCATCCTGTGCGACCTGGTCGCCCAGGGCATCGGCCTCACGCTGGCGCAGGGTTCGGCCAGAGCCCGTGAGGGGGTGGTCATGCGAAGACTCGCAGGCGATCCCCTGCTGGGGAGACATCTGCTGGCCCTGCACCGGGCGTCGCCCCTCATCGGCGCCCGGCCGCTCCTGCTCGATCTCGCCCGGGACGCCTTCGCGGCCCGGTGCGCCAAGCGGGACTGA
- a CDS encoding metalloprotease, giving the protein MPRSKWLAAVGTAAAVTLLLAPASHAAATPETAAPISASAVTTLYYDDTRARGWEAAVTAGVASWNANSTNVKLAKVRPGTRAEIQIIATNGWPQATLGPVRPGGQARVELGSQAVAEGHDKTRIAAHEIGHNLGLPDTKPGPCSQLMSGSSAGISCKNSVPNATERSRVESYYAGRAATRTPADGRILVDAP; this is encoded by the coding sequence ATGCCCCGCTCCAAGTGGCTCGCGGCAGTCGGCACCGCCGCGGCCGTCACCCTGCTCCTGGCCCCCGCGTCGCACGCCGCCGCCACACCCGAAACGGCCGCGCCGATCAGCGCCTCGGCCGTCACGACCCTCTACTACGACGACACCCGGGCCCGTGGCTGGGAAGCCGCCGTCACGGCCGGGGTCGCCTCCTGGAACGCGAACAGCACCAACGTGAAGCTGGCGAAGGTCCGGCCCGGCACCCGCGCCGAGATCCAGATCATCGCCACCAACGGCTGGCCCCAGGCCACCCTGGGCCCGGTCCGTCCGGGCGGCCAGGCCCGGGTCGAACTCGGCAGCCAGGCGGTCGCCGAGGGCCACGACAAGACCCGCATCGCCGCCCACGAGATCGGCCACAACCTCGGCCTGCCGGACACCAAGCCCGGCCCGTGCTCCCAGCTGATGTCGGGCTCCAGCGCGGGCATCAGCTGCAAGAACTCCGTCCCCAACGCCACCGAACGGTCACGCGTCGAGTCCTACTACGCCGGCCGCGCCGCCACCCGCACCCCGGCCGACGGCCGCATCCTCGTCGACGCGCCCTGA
- a CDS encoding glutaminase (catalyzes the formation of glutamate from glutamine), whose translation MSHSSAAPRADSPAPRTGSHRFGAVLSRIAEEMAALADHGAPADYIPVLAGADPRRFGMAVAEPDGTVYGVGDWRQPFSTQSISKVFALALALSLDGERLWRGVGREPSGNPFNSLVQLEYEDGVPRNPFINAGALVVTDRLQALTGDAAGRVRELLRTESGNAAIDFVPEVAASEAAFGDRNAALAHFMASYGNITLPVPELLSAYFRQCSIEASCADLALSAGFLARHGVRADGSALLTRSQAKQVNAVMLTCGTYDAAGEFAYRVGLPGKSGVGGGIIAIVPGVCTLCVWSPGLDRRGNSVAGVSALDRFTTLTGLSVF comes from the coding sequence GTGTCCCACAGCTCCGCCGCCCCTCGGGCCGACAGCCCGGCTCCGCGCACCGGCTCCCACCGCTTCGGCGCGGTGCTCAGCCGCATAGCCGAGGAGATGGCCGCGCTCGCCGACCACGGTGCCCCCGCCGACTACATCCCGGTTCTCGCCGGTGCCGACCCCCGGCGGTTCGGTATGGCCGTCGCGGAGCCGGACGGGACCGTCTACGGGGTCGGCGACTGGCGGCAGCCGTTCTCGACGCAGTCCATCTCCAAGGTGTTCGCCCTGGCCCTGGCGCTCTCTCTGGACGGTGAGCGGCTCTGGCGGGGCGTGGGCCGTGAGCCGTCGGGCAACCCCTTCAACTCCCTGGTGCAGCTGGAGTACGAGGACGGGGTGCCCCGTAACCCGTTCATCAACGCCGGGGCCCTGGTGGTCACCGACCGGTTGCAGGCCCTGACCGGGGACGCGGCCGGGCGGGTGCGGGAGCTGCTGCGTACCGAGAGCGGCAATGCCGCCATCGACTTCGTACCGGAAGTCGCCGCGTCCGAGGCGGCCTTCGGTGACCGCAACGCCGCGCTGGCCCACTTCATGGCCTCCTACGGCAACATCACGCTCCCGGTCCCCGAACTGCTCTCCGCCTACTTCCGCCAGTGCTCGATCGAGGCGTCCTGCGCGGATCTGGCCCTCTCCGCGGGGTTCCTGGCCCGGCACGGTGTCCGGGCCGACGGGTCCGCGCTGCTGACCCGCAGCCAGGCGAAGCAGGTCAACGCGGTCATGCTCACCTGCGGGACGTACGACGCGGCCGGGGAGTTCGCCTACCGGGTGGGGCTGCCGGGCAAGAGCGGTGTGGGCGGGGGGATCATCGCCATCGTGCCGGGGGTGTGCACCCTGTGCGTCTGGAGCCCGGGTCTCGACCGGCGCGGCAACTCGGTGGCGGGGGTGTCGGCCCTCGACCGCTTCACCACGCTCACCGGGCTGTCCGTCTTCTGA
- a CDS encoding DUF397 domain-containing protein: MTTESPRWFKSSYSNNGGNCVEVAANLTATRGIVPVRDSKVAEGPVVDVRTAAFSAFVAGVRAGTFDAA; encoded by the coding sequence GTGACGACCGAATCCCCCCGATGGTTCAAGTCCTCGTACAGCAACAACGGCGGCAACTGCGTTGAGGTCGCCGCCAACCTCACTGCCACGCGCGGCATTGTCCCCGTACGCGACTCCAAGGTCGCGGAGGGCCCGGTGGTCGACGTCCGTACCGCCGCGTTCTCCGCGTTCGTCGCGGGCGTGCGGGCCGGGACGTTCGACGCCGCCTGA
- a CDS encoding transcriptional regulator, producing MVNRKQLDPENPDISFGFQLRQARDARGWTQDELAARMGCSGTHVSAVETGRRPPTPPFARSADRALGTGDKFSRMVQAMKDLTMLEGFPEYVGYEGRAVEIRLYEVGIIPGLLQTPEYARVLADSAVRRGAITPEQADERVAFLAKRQEALVRPQPPMLFVTMDESCIRRPVGGPAVMNAQLDRLMEFAEMPNTLLQVAPYEIGEERTFDLPVNILTLPDRSVICYAESQTLGHLDRESSFVLPILTDYHQLQAASLSQTASVAKISQLRKGTL from the coding sequence ATGGTGAATCGCAAGCAGCTCGACCCCGAGAACCCGGACATCTCGTTCGGCTTCCAGCTGAGGCAGGCCAGAGATGCCCGTGGCTGGACGCAGGACGAACTGGCCGCGCGCATGGGGTGCTCAGGGACGCATGTCTCGGCCGTGGAAACTGGTCGACGCCCTCCAACTCCGCCCTTCGCGAGGAGCGCTGACAGGGCGCTCGGGACCGGCGACAAGTTCAGCCGCATGGTGCAGGCCATGAAGGACCTGACCATGCTGGAGGGCTTCCCGGAGTACGTGGGCTACGAGGGCCGGGCGGTGGAGATCCGGCTGTACGAAGTCGGGATCATCCCGGGGCTGTTGCAGACGCCGGAGTACGCACGGGTCCTGGCCGACAGTGCGGTACGGCGCGGGGCGATCACGCCGGAGCAGGCCGACGAACGCGTGGCCTTCCTGGCGAAGCGCCAGGAGGCGTTGGTGCGGCCGCAGCCGCCCATGCTCTTCGTGACCATGGACGAAAGCTGCATCCGCCGTCCGGTCGGCGGGCCCGCCGTCATGAACGCCCAGTTGGACCGGCTGATGGAGTTCGCCGAGATGCCCAACACCTTGCTTCAGGTGGCTCCGTACGAGATCGGGGAAGAGCGGACGTTCGACCTTCCGGTCAACATCCTGACGCTGCCGGACCGGTCCGTGATCTGCTACGCAGAGTCGCAGACGCTGGGGCATCTGGACCGGGAAAGCTCCTTCGTCCTGCCCATCCTGACGGACTACCATCAACTTCAGGCTGCGTCGCTGTCGCAGACGGCGTCGGTGGCCAAGATCAGCCAGTTGCGAAAGGGCACACTGTGA
- a CDS encoding DNA-binding transcriptional regulator, with protein sequence MRADRLVSLVLLLRQRGRLSAPALARELEVSTRTVLRDIEALSAAGVPVHAERGRHGGFALLPGFRTELTGLNHDEALALLVAGSRRGAQAFGLGSALASAMLKVVDALPESHRDTAAGVAERLLIDPETDLLARRQAVDEVPGPVAAEVRRAVLAGRKLRIRYAAVDQAPRWRTVDPVGLVTVRDQGYLLATRSGADRTYRLSRIMAAEELPEPAQRPDRVDLDRAWQDRSTRFRTGGDLVTALVRVAPERRQDLVGTALAVLSEEAEETEGAESAEGADAGGTLRLEVTFQDARHAVWALWQLATDAEVLAPEWLRTTLRDRAAAVATRYEAPPEPLSG encoded by the coding sequence ATGCGCGCCGATCGGCTGGTCTCCCTGGTTCTGCTGCTGCGCCAGCGCGGCCGGCTCTCCGCGCCCGCGCTCGCCCGCGAGCTGGAGGTGTCCACCCGTACGGTGCTGCGCGATATCGAGGCGCTGTCCGCAGCCGGTGTCCCGGTCCATGCCGAGCGCGGCCGCCACGGCGGGTTCGCGTTGCTGCCCGGGTTCCGGACCGAGCTGACCGGGCTGAACCACGACGAGGCCCTCGCCCTGCTGGTCGCCGGATCGCGGCGCGGAGCGCAGGCGTTCGGCCTCGGCTCGGCGCTCGCCTCGGCCATGCTCAAGGTGGTCGACGCGCTGCCCGAGAGCCATCGGGACACGGCGGCGGGGGTGGCCGAGCGGCTGCTCATCGACCCCGAGACCGACCTCCTCGCGCGTCGGCAGGCCGTGGACGAGGTCCCCGGCCCCGTCGCGGCCGAGGTCCGGCGCGCGGTGCTCGCCGGCCGCAAGCTACGCATCCGTTACGCGGCCGTGGACCAGGCCCCCCGGTGGCGCACGGTGGACCCGGTCGGCCTGGTCACCGTGCGGGACCAGGGCTACCTGCTGGCCACGAGGTCCGGCGCCGACCGTACGTACCGGCTGTCCCGGATCATGGCCGCCGAGGAACTCCCCGAACCCGCGCAACGACCGGACCGGGTCGACCTGGACCGGGCCTGGCAGGACCGCAGTACCCGGTTCCGGACCGGCGGCGACCTGGTCACCGCGCTGGTACGGGTGGCCCCGGAGCGACGGCAGGACCTGGTGGGCACCGCGCTGGCGGTCCTCTCCGAAGAAGCCGAGGAGACCGAGGGCGCTGAGAGCGCCGAGGGCGCCGACGCGGGCGGCACGCTGCGGCTGGAGGTGACCTTCCAGGACGCGCGGCACGCCGTATGGGCGCTGTGGCAGCTCGCCACGGACGCGGAGGTCCTCGCCCCGGAGTGGCTGCGCACCACCCTGCGCGACCGGGCCGCCGCGGTCGCCACCCGCTACGAAGCGCCGCCCGAACCGCTCTCCGGATGA
- a CDS encoding glycine--tRNA ligase — MAADKIDTIVSLSKRRGFVYPCSEIYGGQKAAWDYGPLGVEMKENLKRQWWRYMVTSREDVVGIDSSVILAPDVWVASGHVATFSDPLTECTSCHKRYRADHLEEAYEEKHGKPPVNGLADLNCPNCGNKGTFTEPKQFSGLLSTHLGPTQDSGSVAYLRPETAQGIFTNFGQVLQTSRKKPPFGIAQMGKSFRNEITPGNFIFRTREFEQMEMEFFVKPGEDEEWQQYWMDQRWNWYTDLGMREENMRWFEHPKEKLSHYSKRTADIEYRFRFGGSEWGELEGVANRTDYDLKAHSEASGTDLHYHDQEAQERWTPYVIEPAAGVGRAMLAFLLDAYVEDEAPNAKGVMEKRTVMRLDHRLAPVKAAVLPLSRNAQLSPKAKGLAADLRKNWNIEFDDAGAIGRRYRRQDEIGTPFCVTVDFDTLDDNAVTVRERDTMKQERVSLDQIQAYLGARLLGC; from the coding sequence GTGGCCGCCGACAAGATCGACACCATCGTCAGCCTGAGCAAGCGCCGTGGCTTCGTCTACCCCTGCAGTGAGATCTACGGCGGCCAGAAGGCCGCCTGGGACTACGGGCCGCTGGGCGTCGAGATGAAGGAGAACCTGAAGCGCCAGTGGTGGCGCTACATGGTCACCTCGCGCGAGGACGTGGTCGGTATCGACTCGTCGGTCATCCTGGCCCCGGACGTCTGGGTCGCCTCGGGTCACGTCGCCACCTTCTCGGACCCGCTGACCGAGTGCACCTCCTGTCACAAGCGCTACCGCGCCGACCACCTGGAGGAGGCGTACGAGGAGAAGCACGGCAAGCCGCCGGTCAACGGCCTCGCCGACCTCAACTGCCCCAACTGCGGCAACAAGGGCACCTTCACCGAGCCCAAGCAGTTCTCGGGTCTGCTCTCCACCCACCTCGGCCCGACCCAGGACTCCGGCTCGGTCGCCTACCTGCGCCCCGAGACCGCCCAGGGCATCTTCACCAACTTCGGCCAGGTGCTCCAGACCTCGCGCAAGAAGCCGCCGTTCGGTATCGCGCAGATGGGCAAGTCCTTCCGGAACGAGATCACTCCGGGCAACTTCATCTTCCGGACCCGTGAGTTCGAGCAGATGGAGATGGAGTTCTTCGTCAAGCCGGGCGAGGACGAGGAGTGGCAGCAGTACTGGATGGACCAGCGCTGGAACTGGTACACGGACCTCGGTATGCGCGAGGAGAACATGCGCTGGTTCGAGCACCCCAAGGAGAAGCTCTCCCACTACTCCAAGCGCACCGCGGACATCGAGTACCGCTTCCGCTTCGGCGGCAGCGAGTGGGGCGAGCTGGAGGGCGTCGCCAACCGCACGGACTACGACCTCAAGGCGCACTCCGAGGCGTCCGGCACCGACCTCCACTACCACGACCAGGAGGCCCAGGAGCGCTGGACGCCGTACGTCATCGAGCCCGCGGCCGGTGTCGGCCGCGCGATGCTGGCGTTCCTCCTCGACGCCTACGTCGAGGACGAGGCCCCCAACGCCAAGGGCGTCATGGAGAAGCGCACCGTGATGCGTCTCGACCACCGCCTCGCCCCGGTCAAGGCCGCGGTCCTGCCGCTGTCCCGCAACGCGCAGCTCTCGCCGAAGGCCAAGGGGCTGGCGGCGGACCTGCGCAAGAACTGGAACATCGAGTTCGACGACGCCGGTGCCATCGGCCGCCGCTACCGCCGCCAGGACGAGATCGGCACCCCGTTCTGCGTCACCGTCGACTTCGACACCCTCGACGACAACGCGGTGACCGTGCGCGAGCGCGACACCATGAAGCAGGAGCGCGTCTCCCTGGACCAGATCCAGGCGTACCTCGGCGCCCGTCTGCTCGGCTGCTGA
- a CDS encoding zinc ABC transporter substrate-binding protein, with protein sequence MNVRRRLIPTTAVAGAVVLGLTALSACSTSEAADGSNGDKLKVTASFYPMQFLAERIGGEHVAVTSLTKPGVEPHDLELTPRQIGSISESDYVLYLKGIQPAVDDAIKQSGVKNTVDAATLTTLENHGAEVSGHDHGHEDEEEHEGEEHGDEHGHEGEEAHEEHSEGDGHNHGEDGGADPHIWLDPVKYAEVAKGVGKSLEKADPDHAADYKKNTEALVAELDKLNTAYETGLKNTATKTFITTHSAFGYLAERYGLTQQGIAGIDPEAEPSPARIQQIHTIAEKDKATTVFFETLASDRTAKTLAKDTGLRTDVLDPLEGITEKSKGADYIEVMESNLTALKKALGAK encoded by the coding sequence ATGAACGTACGTCGCCGCCTCATACCCACCACCGCCGTCGCCGGAGCAGTCGTCCTCGGCCTGACCGCTCTCTCGGCCTGCTCCACCTCCGAAGCAGCGGACGGGAGCAACGGCGACAAGCTGAAGGTGACGGCGTCCTTCTACCCGATGCAGTTCCTGGCCGAGCGGATCGGCGGCGAGCACGTCGCCGTCACCAGCCTCACCAAGCCGGGCGTCGAGCCGCACGACCTGGAGCTCACCCCCCGCCAGATCGGCTCCATCAGCGAGTCCGACTACGTGCTCTACCTCAAGGGCATCCAGCCCGCCGTGGACGATGCGATCAAGCAGTCCGGTGTGAAGAACACCGTCGACGCCGCGACCCTCACCACGCTGGAGAACCACGGAGCCGAGGTCAGCGGCCACGACCACGGTCACGAGGACGAAGAGGAGCACGAGGGCGAGGAGCACGGGGATGAGCACGGCCACGAAGGCGAGGAGGCCCACGAGGAGCACTCCGAGGGCGACGGCCACAACCACGGCGAGGACGGCGGCGCCGACCCGCACATCTGGCTGGACCCGGTGAAGTACGCCGAGGTCGCCAAGGGTGTCGGCAAGTCCCTGGAGAAGGCCGACCCCGACCACGCCGCCGACTACAAGAAGAACACCGAGGCCCTCGTCGCCGAGCTGGACAAGCTGAACACGGCGTACGAGACCGGGCTGAAGAACACCGCCACCAAGACCTTCATCACCACCCACTCCGCCTTCGGCTACCTCGCCGAGCGCTACGGGCTCACCCAGCAGGGCATCGCGGGCATCGACCCCGAGGCCGAGCCGAGCCCCGCCCGCATCCAGCAGATCCACACCATCGCGGAGAAGGACAAGGCCACCACGGTCTTCTTCGAGACGCTCGCCAGCGACCGGACCGCGAAGACCCTCGCGAAGGACACCGGGCTGAGGACGGACGTCCTGGACCCGCTGGAGGGAATCACGGAGAAGTCCAAGGGCGCTGACTACATCGAGGTCATGGAGTCCAACCTCACCGCGCTGAAGAAGGCACTCGGCGCGAAGTGA
- a CDS encoding ABC transporter, whose translation MPERESTTNREAVVSLRGATATLGARPVLRGVDLTVRRGEVVALLGANGSGKSTAVRSVIGQVPLTGGTVELFGTELRRFRQWGRVGYVPQRTTAAGGVPATIREVVASGRLARTRLRWPGKADRRAVDRAIELVGLADRAKDSVSALSGGQHQRVLIARALAAEPELLIMDEPMAGVDLASQEILAATLREQVALNTSVLLVLHELGPLEPLIDRAVVLRDGCVTHDGPPPEALGQHALPGHDHVHPHAAVEPVRTGLLT comes from the coding sequence ATGCCGGAGCGTGAGAGCACCACCAACCGCGAGGCCGTCGTCAGTCTGCGCGGCGCCACGGCCACCCTCGGCGCGCGCCCCGTCCTGCGCGGGGTGGACCTCACCGTGCGCCGGGGCGAGGTCGTCGCCCTGCTGGGCGCCAACGGGTCCGGCAAGTCCACCGCCGTACGGTCCGTCATCGGCCAGGTCCCGCTGACCGGCGGCACCGTCGAGCTGTTCGGCACCGAGCTGCGGCGCTTCCGCCAGTGGGGCCGCGTCGGTTACGTACCGCAGCGCACCACGGCCGCCGGCGGGGTCCCCGCCACGATCCGCGAGGTCGTCGCCTCCGGGCGGCTCGCCCGGACGAGGCTGAGGTGGCCCGGGAAGGCCGACCGCAGGGCCGTGGACCGGGCCATCGAGCTGGTGGGCCTCGCCGACCGCGCCAAGGACTCCGTGAGCGCCCTGTCGGGCGGCCAGCACCAGCGGGTCCTGATAGCCCGCGCCCTGGCCGCCGAGCCGGAGCTGCTGATCATGGACGAGCCGATGGCCGGGGTGGACCTGGCGAGCCAGGAGATCCTGGCGGCGACCCTGCGCGAGCAGGTGGCCCTGAACACCTCCGTGCTCCTCGTCCTGCACGAGCTGGGCCCTCTGGAGCCGCTGATCGACCGGGCCGTGGTCCTGCGCGACGGCTGCGTCACGCACGACGGCCCGCCGCCGGAGGCGCTCGGCCAGCACGCCCTGCCCGGCCACGACCACGTACACCCCCACGCGGCCGTCGAGCCCGTACGGACGGGACTGCTGACCTGA
- a CDS encoding ABC transporter gives MLLEFLNPPFMQRALIAAVLVGITAPAIGIYLVQRRQALMGDGIGHIAMTGVGLGFLLSTSPVWMATAVAVAGAVTMELIRWYGHTRGDLALAMLFYGGMAGGVMLINLSDTGSNANLTSYLFGSLSTVSESDVIAICVLAAFVVLVTVGLRRQMFAVSQDEEFARVTGLPVRVLNLLIAVTAAVTVTVAMRVVGLLLVSALMVVPVAAAQQITKSFKVTFVLSVVIGTGVTLAGTVTSYYQDVPPGATIVLLAIAVFVVLTALAAPLAKRRARASEAKGSECTLEVPGARRGTDDVHV, from the coding sequence ATGCTGCTCGAATTCCTCAACCCTCCCTTCATGCAGCGGGCGCTCATCGCGGCCGTCCTGGTCGGCATCACCGCGCCCGCCATCGGCATCTACCTGGTCCAGCGCCGCCAGGCCCTGATGGGCGACGGCATCGGGCACATCGCGATGACCGGTGTCGGCCTCGGCTTTCTGCTCTCCACCAGCCCCGTCTGGATGGCCACCGCCGTCGCCGTGGCCGGTGCGGTCACCATGGAGCTGATCCGCTGGTACGGGCACACGCGCGGCGATCTCGCCCTGGCGATGCTCTTCTACGGGGGCATGGCGGGCGGCGTCATGCTGATCAACCTCTCCGACACGGGCTCCAACGCCAACCTGACCTCGTACCTCTTCGGCTCGCTCTCGACGGTCTCCGAGTCCGACGTCATCGCGATCTGCGTGCTGGCGGCCTTCGTGGTGCTGGTCACCGTGGGGCTGCGGCGGCAGATGTTCGCCGTCAGCCAGGACGAGGAGTTCGCCCGGGTGACCGGGCTGCCGGTGCGGGTGCTGAACCTGCTGATCGCGGTGACGGCCGCCGTGACGGTGACCGTCGCGATGCGGGTCGTCGGGCTGCTGCTGGTCAGCGCGCTGATGGTGGTGCCGGTGGCGGCGGCCCAGCAGATCACCAAGTCCTTCAAGGTGACCTTCGTGCTCTCCGTGGTGATCGGTACGGGGGTGACCCTGGCCGGCACCGTGACCTCGTACTACCAGGACGTTCCGCCCGGCGCGACCATCGTGCTGCTGGCCATCGCGGTGTTCGTCGTCCTGACCGCGCTCGCCGCTCCGCTCGCGAAACGGCGGGCCCGGGCGAGCGAGGCGAAGGGGTCGGAGTGCACCCTGGAGGTACCGGGGGCCCGCCGGGGCACGGACGACGTACACGTGTGA
- a CDS encoding transcriptional repressor, which produces MATAPISGTNAAPVRGRSTRQRAAVAAALDEVDEFRSAQELHDVLKHRGDSVGLTTVYRTLQSLADAGEVDVLRTTEGEAVYRRCSTGDHHHHLVCRLCGKAVEVEGPAVEQWAETIAAQHGYVNVAHTVEIFGTCAECAASKK; this is translated from the coding sequence GTGGCCACGGCGCCGATCAGTGGCACGAACGCAGCGCCGGTACGCGGCCGGTCCACCCGGCAGCGGGCGGCAGTGGCGGCGGCCCTCGACGAGGTCGACGAGTTCCGCAGCGCCCAGGAGCTGCACGACGTCCTCAAGCACCGCGGCGACTCCGTGGGCCTGACCACGGTCTACCGGACGCTTCAGTCCCTCGCCGACGCCGGTGAGGTCGATGTCCTGCGCACCACCGAGGGCGAGGCCGTCTACCGGCGGTGCTCGACCGGCGACCATCACCACCACCTGGTCTGCCGGCTCTGCGGCAAGGCGGTGGAGGTCGAAGGCCCCGCCGTCGAACAGTGGGCCGAGACGATCGCCGCCCAGCACGGCTATGTGAACGTCGCGCACACCGTCGAGATCTTCGGCACGTGCGCGGAGTGCGCCGCGAGCAAGAAGTAG
- a CDS encoding isoprenyl transferase (catalyzes the formation of undecaprenyl pyrophosphate from isopentenyl pyrophosphate), with product MAVRGILGGRNRRTYKTPEPHPSGATPPKIPGELVPRHVAVVMDGNGRWAKERGLPRTEGHKVGEGVVMDVLKGCIEMGVKNLSLYAFSTENWKRSPDEVKFLMNFNRDVIRRRRDEMDELGIRIRWVGRMPKLWKSVVQELQVAQEQTKDNDRMTLYFCVNYGGRAEIADAAQRIAQDVAAGRLDPSKVNEKTFQKYIYYPDMPDVDLFVRPSGEQRTSNYLIWQSAYAEMVFQDVLWPDFDRRDLWRACLEYAQRDRRFGGAEAMEAAGGAGSAETAGK from the coding sequence ATGGCAGTACGCGGGATACTCGGCGGCCGCAACCGGCGCACGTACAAGACCCCCGAGCCGCACCCCTCGGGCGCGACCCCGCCGAAGATCCCCGGCGAGCTGGTGCCCCGGCACGTCGCCGTCGTGATGGACGGCAACGGCCGCTGGGCCAAGGAGCGGGGACTGCCCCGCACCGAGGGCCACAAGGTCGGCGAGGGCGTCGTCATGGACGTGCTCAAGGGGTGTATCGAGATGGGCGTCAAGAACCTCTCGCTCTACGCCTTCTCCACCGAGAACTGGAAGCGCTCGCCGGACGAGGTGAAGTTCCTGATGAACTTCAACCGCGACGTGATCCGCCGCCGCCGCGACGAGATGGACGAGCTCGGCATCCGTATCCGCTGGGTGGGCCGGATGCCCAAGCTGTGGAAGTCCGTCGTCCAGGAGCTCCAGGTCGCCCAGGAGCAGACGAAGGACAACGACAGGATGACGCTGTACTTCTGCGTCAACTACGGCGGCCGCGCCGAGATCGCGGACGCCGCGCAGCGCATCGCCCAGGACGTGGCGGCCGGGAGGCTCGACCCGTCGAAGGTCAACGAGAAGACGTTCCAGAAGTACATCTACTACCCGGACATGCCGGACGTGGACCTCTTCGTGCGCCCCAGCGGCGAGCAGCGCACCTCGAACTACCTGATCTGGCAGAGCGCGTACGCGGAGATGGTCTTCCAGGACGTTCTGTGGCCGGATTTCGACCGCCGGGACCTGTGGCGGGCCTGCCTGGAGTACGCCCAGCGCGACCGCCGCTTCGGCGGGGCGGAGGCGATGGAGGCCGCAGGGGGCGCGGGGTCCGCGGAGACCGCCGGGAAGTGA